One part of the Francisella adeliensis genome encodes these proteins:
- the aceE gene encoding pyruvate dehydrogenase (acetyl-transferring), homodimeric type yields MSDFTKDIDVLETQEWLEAFEDVVSREGADRAKFLFEQLLTKSSELGIESSYAGAKVKSYINSIDVSNQPAYPGDIELEKRIEAINRWNSTVIVAAANKKDGSIGGHIGTGAGAMTLYEIGFNHFWKAPNENHAGDLIFYQGHLSPIVYARSFLEGRISSKQLDNFRKQAFDGDNAVSSYPHPYLQPTYWQFPTVSMGLGPLQAIYQARFMKYLEARGLAKTSDRRVWAFCGDGEMDEPESIGSITRAGREGLDNLIFVVNCNLQRLDGLVNGNGNIVEELAGVFEGAGWNVIKVLWSSDWDKLLADQKAGKKLADRLSSLNDGQFHTIKAHGAEECRKVVFSGDEDLEALAKDMSDADIAALRRGGHDPLKVFAAYKKATEEANGKPTLILPMTVKGYGLGEYGESKNIAHNVKKLDTDALEYIKERFDVPATKDDVENYKLIKLDEDSKEMKYLHSKRKTLGGYIPARRENNTALEIPNYQDFAGKLLEDSGEREFSTTTAFVRMLTHLAKDKKLGKHLVPITVDESRTFGMEGLFRQLGIYNPKGQQYVPEDKKQVMFYKEAVDGQILQEGINEQGGFCSWIAAATSYSVHNVPMIPFMIYYSMFGFQRFGDLAWAAGDSMAKGFVIGGTAGRTTLNGEGLQHEDGHSHIQAGLIPNCVSYDPTYAYELAVILDSGMKRMYVDGDKVYYYITVMNENYTHRAMPEGSEEGIIKGLYKLEDNKPADKHVQLMGSGTILKEVEAAAVMLKDEYGITSNIWSMTSSNELYREAKNVARENMLHPTAEQKESYVTKCFKNEQGPVIASTDYIKLYTDQLREFIPNTLVNLGTDGFGRSDTRAALRSFFEVDRYHVVVAALYGLAKEGKVKDAEVEKAIKKYNIDPERLAPLYS; encoded by the coding sequence ATGTCGGATTTCACTAAAGATATAGATGTTTTAGAAACCCAAGAGTGGCTTGAGGCTTTTGAAGATGTTGTCAGTAGAGAAGGTGCAGATCGCGCTAAGTTTTTGTTTGAGCAGTTACTTACTAAAAGTAGTGAGCTTGGTATAGAAAGTTCTTATGCTGGCGCTAAAGTAAAAAGCTATATAAACTCAATTGATGTGAGTAATCAACCAGCATATCCAGGTGATATAGAACTTGAGAAACGCATTGAAGCAATAAATAGATGGAACTCTACAGTTATTGTTGCAGCTGCAAATAAAAAGGATGGCTCTATTGGTGGGCATATTGGTACTGGTGCCGGTGCTATGACTCTGTATGAAATTGGTTTTAACCACTTCTGGAAGGCTCCAAATGAAAACCATGCAGGTGATTTAATATTCTATCAAGGACATTTATCTCCAATTGTATATGCTCGTTCATTCCTTGAAGGTCGTATATCATCAAAGCAATTGGATAATTTCCGTAAGCAAGCATTTGATGGTGATAATGCTGTTTCATCTTATCCGCACCCTTATTTACAGCCAACTTACTGGCAATTCCCAACAGTTTCTATGGGTCTTGGTCCGTTACAGGCTATTTATCAAGCTAGATTCATGAAGTATTTAGAGGCAAGAGGTTTAGCTAAAACTTCTGATCGTAGAGTGTGGGCTTTCTGTGGTGATGGTGAAATGGATGAACCAGAGTCAATTGGTTCTATCACAAGAGCTGGTCGAGAAGGTTTAGATAACCTTATATTTGTAGTGAACTGTAATTTACAAAGACTAGATGGTCTTGTAAACGGTAATGGTAATATTGTTGAAGAATTAGCAGGCGTGTTTGAAGGTGCTGGTTGGAATGTTATCAAGGTGTTATGGAGTAGTGATTGGGATAAGCTTCTTGCTGACCAAAAAGCTGGTAAAAAATTAGCAGATAGATTGAGCTCACTAAATGATGGACAGTTCCATACTATTAAAGCTCATGGTGCCGAAGAATGCCGTAAAGTTGTATTTAGTGGTGATGAAGATTTAGAAGCTCTAGCTAAAGACATGTCTGATGCTGATATTGCAGCACTTCGCCGTGGTGGACATGATCCTCTTAAAGTATTTGCAGCATACAAAAAAGCTACTGAAGAAGCTAACGGTAAGCCTACACTTATTTTACCAATGACTGTAAAAGGTTATGGTCTTGGTGAATACGGTGAGTCTAAAAATATCGCGCATAACGTTAAGAAACTTGATACAGATGCACTTGAGTATATTAAAGAAAGATTCGATGTGCCTGCAACTAAAGATGATGTTGAGAATTATAAGCTTATTAAACTTGATGAAGACTCTAAGGAAATGAAGTATCTTCATTCTAAGAGAAAAACTCTTGGTGGATATATTCCCGCTAGACGCGAAAATAATACAGCATTAGAGATTCCTAACTATCAAGACTTTGCTGGTAAATTATTAGAAGATAGTGGTGAGAGAGAATTCTCAACAACTACGGCTTTCGTAAGAATGCTAACTCATTTAGCAAAAGATAAAAAACTTGGCAAACACTTAGTACCAATCACAGTTGATGAATCGCGTACTTTCGGTATGGAAGGTTTGTTTAGACAGTTAGGTATTTATAATCCTAAAGGTCAGCAATATGTTCCAGAAGATAAAAAACAAGTAATGTTTTATAAGGAAGCCGTTGATGGTCAAATTTTACAAGAAGGTATTAACGAACAAGGTGGATTCTGTTCATGGATAGCTGCGGCTACTTCATACAGTGTACATAATGTACCAATGATTCCATTTATGATTTACTACTCAATGTTTGGTTTCCAAAGATTTGGTGATTTAGCTTGGGCAGCTGGTGACTCAATGGCAAAAGGTTTTGTGATTGGTGGTACAGCGGGTCGTACAACTCTAAATGGCGAAGGTTTACAGCATGAAGATGGTCACAGTCATATTCAAGCAGGTCTTATCCCTAACTGTGTATCTTATGATCCTACTTATGCTTATGAGCTAGCTGTAATCTTAGATTCAGGTATGAAGAGAATGTATGTTGATGGTGATAAAGTTTATTATTACATCACAGTTATGAATGAAAACTACACTCATAGAGCTATGCCTGAAGGTTCTGAAGAAGGTATTATTAAAGGTCTATACAAGCTTGAAGATAACAAGCCTGCTGACAAGCATGTACAGCTTATGGGTTCTGGTACTATCTTGAAAGAAGTAGAAGCTGCTGCTGTAATGCTAAAAGATGAGTATGGTATAACTTCAAATATCTGGAGTATGACTAGCTCAAACGAACTTTATAGAGAAGCTAAAAATGTTGCTCGTGAAAATATGCTACATCCTACAGCTGAGCAAAAAGAAAGCTATGTGACTAAGTGCTTTAAGAATGAGCAAGGTCCTGTGATAGCATCCACTGACTACATCAAGCTTTATACAGATCAGTTAAGAGAATTTATTCCAAATACACTTGTAAACTTAGGTACAGATGGTTTTGGTCGATCAGATACTCGTGCAGCATTAAGAAGCTTCTTTGAGGTTGATAGATACCATGTGGTAGTAGCTGCTCTTTATGGTCTTGCTAAAGAAGGCAAGGTGAAAGACGCTGAAGTTGAGAAAGCTATCAAAAAGTACAATATAGACCCAGAGCGTTTAGCGCCATTATATAGCTAA
- the aceF gene encoding pyruvate dehydrogenase complex dihydrolipoyllysine-residue acetyltransferase, whose protein sequence is MSIEIVKVPDIGDYDAAEIIEINVAVGDSIAEEDALITLETDKASMEVPSPVAGKVTKITVNTGDKVGEGDVILEVELEGASTTEEAKPAETQTTTSSSTEVVDVAVPDIGDYDAAEIIEMAVKVGDEISEEDPLITLETDKASMDVPSPVNGKVVEILVNIGDKVGEGNLILKVETGSTTVEGSSDTSSNDAPATQSSASEVVDVEVPDIGDYDAAEIIEMAVKVGDEIAEEDALITLETDKASMDVPSPVAGEVVEVLVNIGDKVGEGKLILKVKTEGSASAAPASSQPVKQETPKKQESKPATSTQNTVNQYEVDNSNAHASPAVRKLARILNVNLSKVKATGRKGRVSKEDCYNYIKNAVTQVQTGKVAASGSGLDLLADPVVDFSKFGEIETQPLTRINKISAKNLHRNWVKIPHVTFYDDADISDLEEFRKSKKAFAEKMGVKITPLSFLVKAAAVALQEFPRMNSSLSNDGEDLILKKYYNIGFAADTPAGLMVPVIKDADKKGIIEISKDIMELAGKARDGKLGSKDMSGATFTISSIGVLGTTAFTPIINMPEVAIMGVSKAAVKPVWNGKEFEPRTMLPLSMSADHRVIDGALAAKFLTRYNQILSDLREIIM, encoded by the coding sequence ATGTCTATAGAAATAGTTAAAGTACCAGATATTGGTGATTATGATGCAGCAGAGATTATTGAAATAAATGTTGCTGTCGGTGATAGTATTGCTGAAGAAGATGCTCTAATTACATTAGAGACTGACAAAGCTAGTATGGAAGTTCCATCACCTGTTGCAGGTAAAGTAACTAAAATTACAGTAAATACTGGCGATAAAGTTGGTGAAGGTGATGTGATATTAGAAGTTGAGCTTGAAGGAGCGAGTACTACTGAAGAAGCTAAACCTGCAGAAACTCAAACAACTACGTCTTCTTCTACAGAAGTCGTTGATGTAGCTGTGCCAGATATTGGTGATTATGATGCAGCAGAGATTATTGAAATGGCTGTAAAAGTTGGTGATGAAATTTCAGAAGAAGATCCCTTAATTACATTAGAAACTGATAAAGCTAGTATGGATGTGCCATCTCCTGTTAATGGTAAGGTAGTAGAAATTTTAGTTAATATCGGTGATAAAGTTGGTGAAGGTAATTTAATTCTTAAAGTAGAAACTGGTAGCACCACTGTTGAAGGTTCTAGCGATACTAGTTCTAATGATGCTCCAGCGACACAATCATCAGCTAGTGAAGTAGTTGATGTTGAAGTTCCAGATATTGGTGACTATGATGCAGCAGAAATTATTGAAATGGCTGTAAAAGTTGGTGATGAAATTGCAGAAGAAGACGCTCTTATTACACTTGAAACTGACAAAGCTAGTATGGATGTGCCATCACCTGTAGCAGGAGAAGTAGTTGAGGTTCTAGTAAATATTGGTGATAAAGTTGGTGAAGGTAAGCTTATATTAAAGGTTAAAACAGAGGGATCTGCTTCCGCAGCTCCAGCGTCTAGTCAACCAGTTAAGCAGGAAACACCTAAGAAGCAAGAGTCTAAACCTGCAACATCAACTCAAAATACTGTAAACCAGTATGAAGTTGATAATTCAAATGCCCATGCATCACCTGCAGTTAGAAAGCTTGCAAGAATCTTGAATGTAAACCTAAGCAAGGTAAAAGCGACTGGTCGCAAAGGTAGAGTTTCAAAAGAAGATTGTTATAACTATATTAAAAATGCTGTAACACAAGTTCAAACAGGTAAAGTTGCTGCAAGTGGGTCAGGTCTTGATTTGTTAGCTGATCCTGTGGTTGATTTCTCTAAGTTTGGTGAAATTGAGACACAACCATTAACTCGTATCAATAAAATTTCTGCTAAAAACTTGCATAGAAACTGGGTGAAAATACCTCATGTAACTTTCTATGATGATGCAGATATTTCTGATCTTGAAGAGTTTAGGAAATCTAAAAAAGCATTTGCTGAAAAGATGGGTGTAAAAATTACTCCATTATCATTCTTAGTGAAAGCAGCTGCAGTAGCGTTGCAAGAATTCCCTAGAATGAATAGTTCTCTTTCAAATGATGGTGAAGATTTAATTTTGAAGAAATATTATAATATTGGTTTTGCTGCAGATACACCAGCAGGTCTTATGGTTCCAGTCATCAAAGATGCCGATAAAAAAGGTATTATTGAGATTTCTAAAGATATTATGGAACTAGCAGGTAAGGCTAGAGATGGTAAGCTTGGTAGTAAAGACATGTCTGGTGCTACATTTACAATCTCAAGTATTGGTGTACTAGGTACCACAGCATTTACGCCTATTATCAATATGCCAGAAGTGGCTATTATGGGTGTATCTAAAGCTGCTGTTAAACCAGTTTGGAATGGTAAAGAGTTTGAGCCAAGAACTATGCTTCCACTTTCTATGTCAGCAGATCATAGAGTAATTGATGGAGCGTTAGCTGCTAAGTTCTTGACTAGATATAATCAGATTCTTTCTGATTTACGCGAAATTATAATGTAA
- the lpdA gene encoding dihydrolipoyl dehydrogenase — translation MSDIKTQLVVLGSGPGGYGAAFRAADLGLKVTLVEKYSEIGGVCLNVGCIPSKAMLHIAKVINEARHLESLGIVKVGDMGINKDKIVDYKNGVISKLTTGLKGMAKARKVDIVQGYGKFTSDKEIAVETAEGTKTISFDNCIIAVGSSVINLPFVPEDDRIIDSTGALQMKEIPETMLVVGGGIIGLEMAQVYSELGTKITVVEFADQLMNGVDKDIVKAYQKMNARYEVRLKTGVTAMEAKKDGIYVTMEGDHAAKNERYDRVLMAIGRKPNGKLIDAEKAGVKVDERGFIPADKQLRTNVPHIFAIGDVIGQPMLAHKAVPEGRTAAEVISGLNHSFDPLVIPSVAYTDPEVAWVGETETSAKAKGIKYEKGVFPWAASGRSLSIDRTEGMTKVLYDENHKIIGTSIVGTNAGELIAESTLAIEMGCDAEDIALTVHPHPTLSESLMMATEVFEGTATDLPPQRKKK, via the coding sequence ATGAGTGATATTAAAACACAATTAGTAGTATTAGGTAGTGGTCCTGGTGGATATGGTGCAGCTTTTAGAGCAGCAGATTTAGGTTTAAAAGTAACTTTAGTTGAAAAATATAGTGAAATTGGTGGCGTATGTTTAAATGTGGGCTGTATCCCGTCTAAAGCTATGTTACATATTGCAAAAGTTATCAATGAGGCTCGTCACCTTGAGTCTTTAGGTATCGTAAAAGTTGGCGATATGGGTATCAATAAAGACAAGATCGTTGATTATAAGAATGGTGTGATCAGTAAGTTAACTACTGGTCTAAAAGGCATGGCAAAAGCTCGTAAGGTTGATATCGTACAAGGTTATGGTAAGTTTACTTCTGATAAAGAGATTGCTGTAGAAACTGCTGAAGGCACAAAAACTATATCATTTGATAACTGTATTATTGCAGTTGGCTCAAGTGTGATAAATCTGCCATTTGTACCAGAAGATGACAGAATTATTGACTCTACTGGCGCTTTGCAGATGAAAGAAATTCCTGAAACTATGCTTGTAGTGGGCGGTGGTATTATAGGTCTTGAGATGGCTCAAGTTTACTCTGAGCTTGGTACTAAAATCACAGTTGTAGAGTTTGCTGACCAGTTAATGAACGGTGTTGACAAGGATATTGTTAAAGCATACCAAAAAATGAATGCTCGCTATGAAGTTCGCCTGAAGACGGGTGTAACGGCTATGGAAGCTAAAAAAGATGGTATCTATGTAACTATGGAAGGCGACCATGCTGCTAAGAATGAGCGTTACGATCGTGTGCTTATGGCTATTGGCCGTAAGCCAAATGGTAAGCTTATAGATGCTGAGAAAGCTGGTGTTAAAGTTGATGAGAGAGGATTTATTCCTGCAGATAAGCAGCTTCGTACGAATGTGCCGCATATATTTGCAATCGGCGATGTGATTGGTCAACCTATGCTTGCTCATAAAGCTGTGCCGGAAGGTAGAACTGCTGCTGAGGTTATCTCTGGTCTTAATCATAGTTTTGATCCGCTAGTAATCCCATCAGTTGCTTATACTGATCCTGAAGTTGCTTGGGTTGGTGAAACTGAAACTTCTGCTAAAGCAAAAGGCATCAAGTATGAAAAAGGTGTATTTCCATGGGCAGCTAGTGGTAGATCATTAAGTATTGATCGTACTGAAGGTATGACTAAAGTACTTTATGATGAAAATCATAAAATTATCGGTACTTCAATTGTCGGTACAAATGCCGGTGAACTTATTGCTGAGTCTACTCTTGCAATTGAAATGGGTTGTGATGCAGAAGATATCGCTCTTACAGTTCATCCGCATCCTACACTTTCTGAAAGCTTAATGATGGCGACAGAAGTATTTGAAGGTACTGCAACAGATCTTCCTCCTCAAAGAAAGAAGAAGTAA